TTAACTTGGTGGGTCAACATACATCCCATCGGTGTGGTCGGATCGTGAGTAGGTGGCGCCCCTAATTGGCTCAACTAACGGTTGAATACCAACAGAAAATGGCGGTAGGTCGTCAAAATGGTCGTATTCTTCCTCGTCGACGACATTATCAACACCAAGGATACGTCGTTTGCCTTGTAATACGATGTGGTATCTTCGTTTACTCGGGTCATTTACATAGAACACTTGTGTGCAATGTGAAGCGAGAATAAATGGTTCAGATGGATAGCCATTTGTTGCAAGGTCAACAAGTGTAAAGCCATATTTGTCAACTTGAACACCTGTACTGTTGTTCACCCACTTGCATTTGAACACAGGAATAGTGTAAATGCTGTATTTTAGCTCCCAAATTTCTTGGATGACACCGTAATAAGACTCTTTGGCGATTTCTAACCTTACATTAGGATTCGTCCTATCGTATCTACTGGTTGATGCTATTACTGTAACCCCGCTGTTCTGCATTGTACTTTTCCCGTCTTGATCTTTTGTGTAAAACGTATACCCATTGATGTCATACCCTTGGTAAGATTTTACTCTATAGTCCGGACCTTGCCCCAATTGTTCCACAAGTGTTTCAACAATTGATTGACCATCAGTTACCTTTTTTTTCATCCATGAAGAAAACTCTTTGTTATGCTTAATTTCATGCCACATTTTGCTCTTGTGTGGGTAGGTTGATTGTATTAACTTCAAGTGTTCATTAACATACGGAGCAAGACAAGTCATATGATTTAAGACAGAAAAATGTGCAAGTTCTAAATCTTCCTTACTTGGGTTCAATATTTTCATACCCACGCCTCCTACCCCTTGTAGTTTACCGGAGTGACGAGATTGTGGGTGACCAATACTTTTGACACCTTCCAAATAACTTGTACAAAATTCAATCACCTCCTCGTAAGCATATCCTGTAACAATACTTCCATCAGGCCGATTATAATTTCTTACAAAAGATTTTAAGACACCCATATATCTTTCAAAAGGGTACATATAACGCAAAAATACAGGACCACAAGCCTTGATTTCTCCAACGATGTGAATCACCAGGTGAACCATAACATCAAAAAAGGACGGCGGGAAGTACATCTCTAGCTCACATAGTGTGATGGTAATTTCTTTTTGCCATACATCTAGTTCCTCGGGATCAATAACTTTTGAGTGAATcatgttaaaaaacaaacaaagtttTGTGATTGTGTGTCGTGTGCTCTCTGGTAACAATCCACGGATAGCAATAGGAATCATATGTGTCATCAAAACATGACAATCATGAGACTTCATACCAATTAGTTTACGGTCTTTCAACGACACCAACCTTTTAATGTTTGCAGAATAGCAAGATGGAACTTTAATATCATGTAAACAATTACAAAACTTTGTTTTCTCTGCCTTTGACATTGTATAACACGCAGGTGGCAGATAAATACGATTACCTTTTTCTTGGGGGGCAAGCTCTTTACGTATACCCATTTCTTCCATGTCTTTACGAGCATTGATACCATCTTTAGTTTTTCCAGGAATGTCTAATAATAAGCCGATCAGGCTATCACATACATTCTTTTCAATATGCATAACATCTAGACAATGTCTAACTTGTAAATGCCTCCAATATGGTAAGTCCCAAAAGATTGACCTTTTTTTCCAAATGCCATCTTTATCAACACGAGTTCTTTTTCCCAAAACAGTATCTAGATTTTTAACTCGTGAAAATGCATCAAAACTCTTCGGTGCTTTTCCAGTCTCGGTATTTCCATTAAAGTTCGTCATGTTATTCCGATAACTATGACCCTGCGGAAGGAATCTTCGGTGTCCCATGTATACCATCTTTCTGCAGTTGTTTAAATACACCGAACTTGTATCGGCTTCACAAACTGGACAAGCTTTTTTACCTTTGGTAGTGTATCCGGACAAATTACCATACGCTGGGAAATCATTTATGGTGCAAAAAATCATGGCACTCAATCTAAAATATTCCTTCTTATAAGCATCATACACATTTTCACCAGTATTCCATAGAAGATTTAGATCATCGATCAAAGGGGACAGATAAACATCAATCTTATTACCAGGTTGTTTCGGACCCGGAATCAACAACGACATCATTATGTATTTTCGTTTCATGCATAGCCATGGTGGAAGATTATAAATGCAAAGAAGAACCGGCCACGTACTGTGACGACTGCTAGCATTTCTGAAAGGATTGATTCCATCAGAACTAAGCCCAAACCTTATGTTTCTAACCTCATTACTAAATTCTGGATATTTCCTATCAAAATTCTTCCATTGAAGTGAATCTGCCACATGTCTTAATTTCCCATCATTTATACGCTCGTCTGAATGCCATCGTAATAATTTTGCTTCTTTCTCGTTTGAAAATAATCGTTTTAGTCTCGGTAGAATTGGAAAATACCATATTAATTTAGCTGGTGGTCCATTTTTTGTCACATCGTTATCGTATTCACCAGTTTTACTTTTTCGCTTGTACCTAGATTCACCACACATAACACATTTATGACTGTTCTTGTACTCATTTCTATACAAGATGCAATCATTCGGACATGCATGTATTCTTTCAACTTCCAATCCCATTGGATTCATCATTTTTTTTGCTTGGTAAAACGAAATTGGTAACTCATTATCTTTTGGAAGAATGTCTTGCAAAACAACTAATAGATCTGTGAAACTTGTATCACTCCATCTATTTTTTGCCTTCAAGTTAAACAACTTTAACACAGCTTCAAGTTTTGAAATATTAGAATCGCTATATAATGGTTTATCTGCATCTTCAAGTAATTGTTGTAATTTTCCTTTATCGCCGATATCATTCTCTAAATCATTAAACATGTCATCTAAATTGTTATCATTTGAAATGTCCTCATTTAAATCGTCATCATTTAAATTGTCCTCGTATTGGAAATTTTCATATTCCTCATTGTCTAAATTAACCGATGTCGTGGCACCATCAACCCGTGATTCCCCATGCTTTGACCAACAAGTGTAACTAGGCATAAAACCATTTGCAAGCAAATGATATTCTATATCTCTAATATTTTCGGTTTTTTGAAAGGTTTTACAAATCATACAAGGACACCAAATCCATTTAGAGCCAACATTTCTTCGATGAGCTTCAGCAACCCTAAGAAAAGTAAAAACGCCTTGCGTATATATTTCAGAAGGACGCCCACTTTTGTACATCCAATATTCTCTATCTTCCATCTGaaaattaaaataatcaaataagTGATATCCAGTTTATGTACAAGTTGTTAATAGGTACTCTAAGGCGGTGGATCCTAACCCACTTTTTGAATATTCTATCTCATATGTATACATTTTAACGAGTTAACTATTTAAGAAAAAAATCGGCAGCGTTTCCCCTTAACTCCCCAAGTATGCAGTTAAACCGCAAACCCGAAGGAGTAGGGGAAACAACTGTCGATTCTTTCCTTAAATAGTCAACACGTTAAATGTACACATGTCCTAATGAGATAGAATATTCAAAAAGCAGTCCCAACGGGGACAATCCAAAATTTATCTCTATTAGATAAATTTTGGACGGGTATACTCTACAAGGTTATCTTCAAATGCATAGGTATTCATATATGCACACACACTCGCACAAAAATATCCAACATACTAGGGGTCTTCACGGTCCGGTTTTGACGGTTTTTAGGTCAAATCGTGAGCGAAACCGTTAGTAACGGTTTATGAAAATCAAAATCCAAACTGTTGAAATTTAAAACCAGACCGCTACTTACGGTTTGGGTGGTTTCACGGTTTTAAACCAAATCATGAACACCCGTAATACATGCATATAAATAATCTTATAAAAATAGAATACAtgaatataacttttttttacctTTACTTCTTTGAATGATGAACAAAAAAGGTCAGAATAATTCAGTTATATCTacaaataacaaaaatataaccaattaatatattataaatcaacaatatatatacatgtatagaTATGAATAATAAATATATGTAACTATACCTTGATATTGATGGAGGATTGAACagagaaaaagaaaatgatgagaGGAAGAAATTAGGGCACCTGATTTTGATATTTTGTTTGAAAGTGGGAGGTGGAGAGTAAGATTCGTAGGTAGTTTGTTGTAAATTCGCCTAAagtaaacaataaaaaatgataaaacgtTTTTTGGGCGATTTTACACATATTCTAGGCGGTTTTGTAGTGTTAACCGCCCAAAAATGAttcaataaacaatcaaaaataataaaaaaggttttttggGCGCTTTTACATATAATCTGGGCGGTTttatagtaaaaaaaatatataataaagaTTCTGGGCGGTTTTATAAAATGAACCACCCAAAATACATTCACAAAACGCCTAAAAAAACTAATTTTCTACTAGTgtatattgctatataaaatatgaagacaAAAAAACtcactaaaatgtgttgtaattctatgttgtataacatttttttgtgctcgatttttgtactatatttttgtgctaaatttttttgtcttaaattttttttctcaattttttggtGCTGTATTTTTTTATACTACATTTTTTTTGCTAAaattttttcgtgctatatttttttgtactacattttttgtgctatatttttttgtactagattttttgtactagatttttatGTTGTATTTTAAAATCAAAAGAGATGTCACATGTGattttcactcctatttataagaaCCAAAATGTCATTCATTCCTACTTATCAGGAGTGACATCATCACAATACTTCTCAGCTTATTTAGacaaaatccactttttagtggattCTTTCCCATAGTATTAATATATACAATTAAGTACAACAAATATTCATATGCAAAGGTTCGGTTACTTCTTTTAAAAGTGTAATTGTAAATAAATCGATAATAAATCAAGGCATGGATAGTGAAGAGTATGCAACTAAATTGTTGGGGGACACTTTGCTTTGTAAAACTTGCCACGTACCTGTCAAAAAATATTAGGAATGACACCTTTAGGTAATGTACCTCACCTTTGTGCCATCTGTATTGAATAGATGATCATCTTAAATATTTTAAATATTCTAAATTCACCCATAACGTACTCCACAAGTGTGGGACGGCTATATATACGGAGCCTTGACAAAAAGAGAAGACACAGTAGCTTCTTTTATGAAAGAAATAtataaagcaataaagaaatatatAAAGTGAGAAATTAAAATGGTGTTAGACTGTTAGTAATCTACAAATGTCGATGTTCGACGGGTGATAATTCACGGCAGGAGGTAAAAGGCATTTGGAAAATGATTCCTTAGAAGGGTTATCTAAACAACCAGGTGAGTTCATACGATTCACCAATATATCATTTTATTAATTTAGTCTCTAAATAGTCGTCGTTAAAATACTTATTATTATTGTGTGAAATAATATTAATTGCGTGGATTAAAATAAATGATGTATAGTTGTTAAAGTGGGGAAAAGTTGCTATCAAAGGACTGGTGTGATACATTAAAATAACCCTCGGGTTATCACTTATGGGGTTACCATTGGTTAATCACCTTTGAGtgatcacttgataaatcacttTCATGTGAAAAGTTATTAAAATCATAGTTGATTATAAATTGTCATATGTGGATTTTATGTGACATTAGCTTTAATGCTGTTTGTGTGGTAATATTTGTGTAAACGTAATATTATTAGCAAAagtaaaaactaaaataaatgaTATTACGTTGATTAAATGGATGAAATAAATATTGTCATGGATGGAACGTGGTGGGAGTTGAATCACCATCGTGTGATAAAGATTGCCACGGGTGGAACGTGGTGGGTATTATAGTTGTTAATTCACCTTTGGGTGACAGTTGTTAATTATCCTACATGTGATAGTTGGGTGACAGTTATTTATTCCCCTACGGGAGATAGTCGTTAATTCGTCTACGGGTGAAAGTCGTTAATTCACCTTTGGGTGACAGTTGTTAATTCTCCTACGGGTGATAGCCGGGTGACCGGTTGTTTATTCACCTACAGGAGATAGCCGTTAATTCGCCTACGAGtgaaagttgttttggatgataGTTGTTAATTCGCCTACGGGTGAAAGTCGTTAATTCTCTTAGGGGTGACAATTGTTAATTCGACTACGGGTGGCGGTTGTTTATACACCTCCGAGTGACAAATATTAATACATAGTTGGGTGATAATAAATCACAGTTAACAATAAAGTGCCATGGTTGAAATATGGTGGGGTTGAGAAAAATTGTGATATGGAAAACATTATAGTTAAATTATGAACTCACTTAACGTTGGCTAATAATtgtttaaaaaatgttttttaggTAAATCACTAGTTCGTGATTCAAGGAGCCGGATCGAGCCTTGGTATGTTAAAGGATTGAACATATGTTTATAACTCATTTCGAATGTACAAATTATGAGTTATTTAAATATGTTTTGGTTATGTAAACTTACTCAACTTATCAGATAAATATATAATGTGAATCTTAAAGAAGGTTGTTTTATCACATTATTTTAGTAGAAATGCTTCCGCtactatatataaaaaaaattgggaCCCGTTTTGGAAGATTTAAATAATAAAAGATATATAATAATATGGGTGTTACAAGATAGTAGATATacttcgcatttctggaaaagtttccagcaatcttttgGAACCAGATTAAACTTTAGTATGGTttaccatcctcaaacagatggaaAGAATGAGCGTACAaaccaaacattggaagacatgcttagagcatacgtgatcgacttgggtggtagctgggatgaCCATCTCCCCCTAATtgaattctcatacaataatagttatcatacgAGCATCAAGGTGGCTCCTTTCGAGGCCTTGTATGGGAGAAAGTGTCGAACGCTCGTTTATTAGGCTGAAGTTGGGGTAGCCCAACTTTCAGGACCAGAGATTGACCTGGAGACCACGGAGAAGATAATACAAATCTgtgatcgtctcaaagctgccagggaCAGGCAGAAGAGCTTTGCTGACAAGAGGCGTAAACTTCTTAAGCTCCAAGTAGGGGACAAAGTTttgctaaaggtatcaccctaGAAAGGTGTGATGCGCTACGGGAAGAAGggcaagttaagcccaagatatacTGGACCATTCGAGATAATCGAATGTGTCGGGTCTGTAGCTTATGAGTTAAACCTGCTGGAGGAGCttagtggaattcacaatgtgttccacatctgtagtTTAAATAAATGTCTAGTCGATGAGTCGCTAGCAATGTCACATCAAGATGTGCGAATTGATGAAAACCTGAGGTTCGTTGAAAAACCAATTttgatcgaggatcgacaggttaagaagctccgacggaagtatatacctattgtAATGTTTAAATGGGATGCCTGTAGAGGCCCCGAATATACATGGGAGGTTGAGTCCACTATGCGACAAAAGTACCCCCATCTTTTTTAACagaatctcgaggtcgagatttcttttaaggaggtgaggatgtaacacctcgtaactTTGTGTCCAGTAAAGTACTGACACGTGTCCATACTCCCAATTGTGCCTAGTGTTGGCCGGGAGGGACTAATTTTGCCAAACATTAAAAGTATGAATGTGGAGGGACTAAAGGTGTCAACATGATGAAACTatgcctctgagtgaccctttacgGATCGCAAGCTTGATGCTATACGATCATGTCTATACTCTCAAATGAGTCAAATGTTGGACGAGAGGGACCATTTTTTACTATATATGAAAGTTGGAATGTGGAGGGACTAAATGTGGAAACTTGTGAATTTTTCTGAATTTGGTCGTCGTATACGGACCGTAGGCTATAAGCCTCTACGGTCCGTAAAGGACTCGGAAAACCCGGCGTGTCTCAATCCTCTACGGACCGCAAAGGGTATACCCCTACGGTCCGTAAATAGGTGACAACGACAAGAATTTTGTTTGGGCTCCAAGTTTACCACTTTTCGAAACCATTTGCTGCATGGCTGCTATTGCCACGTTGGGGGACATGTGTACTGATCTCTAACACCCTCCTAACACCTGTGTTCATGTGATCTATCCTCCACAATTATAAATGGAGGTGTTTTGCAACACTTGAACTTGCACCCCTTCTTTATATCATTCTATCTCCCTCTTTGGAAGTTTCTGGTCCTTAGGAGCATCCAAATCAGTCTTATTTCATCCAAGGATCACTTGCAAGTGTTTCTCTCTTCTGCATTTTCGTTTTATAGGCTTTTTAAGCCAAAAGTCAAGCAAATTCGATATTTCCTTTAACTTTCGAAATAGACCATTATGGTCCAGCCATTTTTCGAGTTGAACATGGTTACATGGTTGTAATTatgtaggtgttaatccctcaaaagggcacctcctgaaAATCACGTTAACTCGGTCAATGGACAGGTCaaagttttaatatttaaaaagtcAAACGGTCAGTTTTCGTAAATGTTATAATCTGATTATGTGAATGTtataaactatgttttgacactTAAACAAGTTGGTAGTTAATATTAGTGTTAGGTCCCGAAAAACCCGTGATATCACTCTAGGATTAATCGAATGCGGAAAATAAGATCAATCCataagaacaaaaagaaatattcAATACAAATCAAAGTGTCGCTGATTAGATCGCACACGGTTTCAACGAACCGTCTGGTACGAtcttcgagaaccttgcacacaatccctAGGATTGTCGGGTACAAGGTTCTCCTTTGGGGATTACATGGTGACACTATAGGAGAGCTCTACCACTAATAATCTATACATAACTATTTATAGGAGCCTCTAcccattggcccacatggcctagcccaagccCAAGTGTTGAACCAAaccaaataaacataaataaacgtaataaagataagcgtaaaactttggacctaacaatctccccctagtttTATGCTCTCTTTATTACGGTGAAGATGATCTCCAATCTTGGGTCTCGTCTTTTAATGGCCCAGCAGTGAACGAGCCCACCCTTTATAAACCTTCCAATCCAAATAGACACAGCCCAGATAAAAATGATCCAAAACGTGGAACTTCATTAGTGGCACCAAACCAAAATTACCATCCACTCATTTAATGGAGCCCAACCGTCACCCATCATCCTAAATATGAGAATTAATTGTGTGGCCCATAGCAGCTGCCATAGGCAAAGCTGCCATATGACATGGGCTTCCCTTGTTTGTTTGGACTTGCATTAACACCTAGACCAAAGCACATATCCAAAACAAAGAAGCAGATCTTTTGCGAGGCCCAAAATTCTTCATTTAAATTAAAATTCCATACCTGCTAAAACTCACATTTGATGTGATATCATACCACATGCTTTGAGCATATTTTGAATTGATATGTGCCCCCAAGA
This is a stretch of genomic DNA from Helianthus annuus cultivar XRQ/B chromosome 16, HanXRQr2.0-SUNRISE, whole genome shotgun sequence. It encodes these proteins:
- the LOC110887795 gene encoding uncharacterized protein LOC110887795 → MICKTFQKTENIRDIEYHLLANGFMPSYTCWSKHGESRVDGATTSVNLDNEEYENFQYEDNLNDDDLNEDISNDNNLDDMFNDLENDIGDKGKLQQLLEDADKPLYSDSNISKLEAVLKLFNLKAKNRWSDTSFTDLLVVLQDILPKDNELPISFYQAKKMMNPMGLEVERIHACPNDCILYRNEYKNSHKCVMCGESRYKRKSKTGEYDNDVTKNGPPAKLIWYFPILPRLKRLFSNEKEAKLLRWHSDERINDGKLRHVADSLQWKNFDRKYPEFSNEVRNIRFGLSSDGINPFRNASSRHSTWPVLLCIYNLPPWLCMKRKYIMMSLLIPGPKQPGNKIDVYLSPLIDDLNLLWNTGENVYDAYKKEYFRLSAMIFCTINDFPAYGNLSGYTTKGKKACPVCEADTSSVYLNNCRKMVYMGHRRFLPQGHSYRNNMTNFNGNTETGKAPKSFDAFSRVKNLDTVLGKRTRVDKDGIWKKRSIFWDLPYWRHLQVRHCLDVMHIEKNVCDSLIGLLLDIPGKTKDGINARKDMEEMGIRKELAPQEKGNRIYLPPACYTMSKAEKTKFCNCLHDIKVPSCYSANIKRLVSLKDRKLIGMKSHDCHVLMTHMIPIAIRGLLPESTRHTITKLCLFFNMIHSKVIDPEELDVWQKEITITLCELEMYFPPSFFDVMVHLVIHIVGEIKACGPVFLRYMYPFERYMGVLKSFVRNYNRPDGSIVTGYAYEEVIEFCTSYLEGVKSIGHPQSRHSGKLQGVGGVGMKILNPSKEDLELAHFSVLNHMTCLAPYVNEHLKLIQSTYPHKSKMWHEIKHNKEFSSWMKKKVTDGQSIVETLVEQLGQGPDYRVKSYQGYDINGYTFYTKDQDGKSTMQNSGVTVIASTSRYDRTNPNVRLEIAKESYYGVIQEIWELKYSIYTIPVFKCKWVNNSTGVQVDKYGFTLVDLATNGYPSEPFILASHCTQVFYVNDPSKRRYHIVLQGKRRILGVDNVVDEEEYDHFDDLPPFSVGIQPLVEPIRGATYSRSDHTDGMILNQDVEVDVARVYGIE